A stretch of DNA from Bacteroidota bacterium:
ATGCAGCCGGCAGACTGGGAGAAGCAGCTTGTGCACCCCGAGTCGGGCAAGCACTTATCGCTAGCTTATATGCTTGGACTCTATGCGTGGCACTGCAAACACCATGTTGCGCACATCACCGCACTCCGTGCACGCAGAGGCTGGTAGTACATTATTAAGAATCTGTGTTTTTTAAACTAAATGCTTAAATGTGACGCATTAGCGTGTTATAATTGGGGACAATTTTAAATAAACACATAAAGATCATGTACCGTATTGCCCAGTTAGCTTTTGCCCTTCTGCTCTGCGTTACCCTCACCGGGTGTTACCATGCACGTATTGAAACAGGCCTCGCGCCGTCTGCAGAGGTAATTGACATTCCGTTTGCAAAAGGATTTATCTTTGGCCTCGTGCCGCCTGATGTTGTAAAAGCCGGCGAAACCTGCACCAGTGGTGTTGCAATTGTTGAAACGCAGCACAGTTTTGTTAACCAGCTTGTAGCCGGCATCACCTTTGGCATCTTCACGCCGATGCACATCACGGTCACCTGTGCCAGTGGTAGCGCAATGGGACAACTTGAAACCGACATCGAGCTTAACGTAGCCGCCGATGCATCATCGGAAGACATCATCAATACGTTTGAGCAGGCTGCAGAAGAAGCGGCAGAAAGCGACAAACGCGTGCTGGTAAGGTTTGAATAACCAGCAGTAGCAAGACATTTAAAGGGGTGCTGATTCTGAATCGGTACCCCTTTTTTTGTAGATGTACGTTGTTGGCTTGCAAGTAACGGGGTGAAATCGCATTTTGAATCGAACGCACCATCCACCAACCAGGGTGTATTGAGGCATCCTGCTGCATTTAGCCGATGAAACGCATCTTTCCCCATCTTGATGTTTCGCATGGCCTGTTGCTGGCTAGTCTTATGCTGTTGTGCCTGCCGGCCTGCAACCCACCCATTTCAGAAGATGAAGCGCTCCTGGCAAGTTTACCGGAAGAAGTAGACTTTAACTACCACGTCCGCCCAATTTTGTCCGACCGTTGTTTCAAGTGCCACGGCCCGGATGCAAACACACGGGAAACGGACTTGCGCCTAGATACAGAAGAAGGAGCATTCAGTAAACTAACAGAGTCACCACGCAACCGCGCCATTGTCGCCGGCAGCTTGCGCCGTAGTGAAATGGCGCACCGCATTGTGTCGGATGACCCGGATTATGCCATGCCCCCGCCAGCATCAAACCTGGCACTTACAGACTACGAGGTAGCTCTGCTGCGTAAATGGATTGACCAGGGGGCAGAATGGAAAGAACACTGGGCATTTATCAAGCCTGAAGAACCCGTACGGCCCAGCGTGCAAAACAGCGACTGGCCACAGAATGAAATTGACCACTTTGTGCTTGCGCGACTGGAGCGGGAAGGCATTGCGCCGTCACCGCCGGCAGACCGCGAACGGCTGCTGCGTCGCGTGTACCTGGACCTGACCGGTTTGCCACCCTCGGTTGCTGATATCGATGCCTTCCTCGCTGATACATCCGAAGATGCCTATGCACGGGTTGTAGACAAACTGCTGGCGTCTACAGCTTACGCCGAGCGCATGGCTGTGGACTGGATGGATGTGTCGCGTTATGCCGACTCTCACGGTTACCACGCTGACGGCTACCGCATGATGTGGCCCTGGCGTGACTGGGTGATCGAAGCATTCGACGAAAACATGCCATACGATGAGTTCATCACCTTGCAACTGGCCGGCGACTTGCTCCCCAATGCCACCGCTGAGCAGAAGCTTGCAACCGCGTTTCACCGTAACCACCAAATGACCGCTGAAGGCGGTATCGTCGACGAAGAGTATCGGTTGCAGTACGTGGCTGACCGCACCAATACAACCGCTCGGGCGTTTATGGGGCTGACGATGGAGTGTGCCCAGTGCCACGATCACAAGTTCGACCCGGTGTCGCAGGCTGAGTACTTCCAGATGACCGCTTTCTTTAACAATTTGAACGAAGTAGGCATGACGGGAGATGATGGGAATGCCGGCCCGATGCTGCTGCTGTTCGAAGAAGGCCAGGAAGCGCAGTTGGAGGCGCTCCGCGACAGTATTGCTGCCCTTGAGCAGCTTGTCGAACAGCGTACGAAAGCCCTTGAGGGAGAATTGGCGGACATTTCAGCAAATGTCACCGCTGACCTGGATCGAGGACTGGTTGCATATTATCCCCTAGATGTTCTGATGGAAAACACGACACCGAACAGTGTTAGAGGGGTGGAGGGGGCCAGTGTGTCCGGAGAGGTTGAACTCATTGAAGGCGTGCATGGGAAAGCCACCCGGTTTGATTACGACTTTGACTTCCTGGCATTGCAGAAGGTTGGCCTGTTTGAACGGTATGAACCCTTTTCGATTGCACTATGGGCAAAGCCAGAAAAGGAAGAGGCCTACGCAGAACTGATTGGGAATGCTGGACAGAAGAACACCTATTGGCGGGGATACGAAGTGTATCTGGACAGCCTGAACCGGGTTAACGCACGCCTGATTCACGCATTGCCCAATAACTACATACACGTACGCACAACGGACGGCGTGACGCAGGATGCGTGGAATCATGTAGCCCTTGTATACGATGGCTCCAGCAAGGCAGCCGGCGTGAAGCTGTTCATAGATGGCCAACAGCAGGACCAGGAAGTACTTTTTGATAAACTCTACAAAAGCATCCATCCGGTTGGCTATCAGAAGTATCAGAAAATCGACCAGCCGCTTCGGGTTGGCAAGAGCTACAGGGCTTTCACCGGTGATGACGGCATTTATACCGGTGCTATGGATGACATCAGGATTTACAATCGCGCCCTTACGCCGCACGAACTGCATGCACTGCAGCCTGCAGCCTCAGGCAAAGGGACACCGGCCCATCATCGCGCCGTAAACGCGCCAGAAATTGTAGCGTTGCGGGCGAAGCTAAGGGCCTTGCGGGAGGAGGAATCCAGCTTGCTGGAGCCTGTTGAAGAGATCATGGTGATGGAAGAGATGGACGTACCGCGTCCGACGTATGTCCTGAACCGCGGTGCTTACGACCAGCCTACCGATGAAGTCACACCGGGTACGCCAGCCGTTGTGCTGGCCTTTGATGAGACTGCGCCGAAGAACCGGCAGGGCCTCGCACAATGGCTAACCGATGCAGATAACCCGCTGACTGCCCGCGTAACCGTCAACCGCTTCTGGCAAATGTATTTCGGCAAAGGCATTGTTGAGACGCCGGCCGACTTTGGGTACCAGGGCGCATTGCCCGAGCACCCTGAACTGCTGGATTGGCTGGCGACAACATTCATTGCTTCCGGTTGGGATGTAAAAGCCATACAGCGCACCATTGTGATGTCTGCCACCTACCAGCAATCCTCTCGTGTACGCAGTGACTTGCAGGATATTGACCCGCTCAACCAACTCCTGGCCCGTGCTTCAAGCCAGCGACTCACGGCAGAAATGATCCGAGACAATGCGCTTGCAGCAAGCGGGCTCCTGGTAGAAAAAGTAGGCGGTCCCAGTGCCAAGCCGTACCAGCCTGAAGGACTATGGATTGAGAAAGGTACATTTTCCGCCGCGTTGCTCAACTACGAAGCTGATAAAGGCGATGGGCTCTACCGGAGAAGCCTGTATACGTTTATCAAGCGGACCTCACCACCACCGGCTATGATTGCCTTTGACGCAACGGATCGCAGCGAGTGCACGGTAGAGCGGCAGTCCACCAGCACGCCGCTACAGTCACTCATTCTGATGAATGATCCGCAGTTTGTGGAAGCCGGTCGTAAGCTGGCTGAACGTATGCAGGAGGAGGGAGGCGATACGGTGGCGGCGCAAATAACCTATGGATACAGGGCGCTCACCGGCATGCGGCCAGCAGATGCTGCGCGTGACTTGCTGGTCAAGCTGTACAACGAAGAAGTGGAACGCTTCAGGAGAGATCCTTCAGCCGCACGTGCGCTGTTGACCGTAGGCGACTCGCCTGGCAATGCAGCGCTCAATACAGCAGCAACAGCCGCGCTGGCAGTCGTCGCAAACACCATCATTAACCATGACGCTTCTTACATGAAGCGTTGATGCGCAACCGCCAGTAAGACGCTTGCACCAAAGTTGATTCGTTTAGATTGTCCAGACCAAGACAGCCATGCATTGCAATAATTTTGAGAAGAACTACTCTCGCAGAAAATTCCTGACAAAAACCTCGTTGGGATTGGGAGCAGCTGCAGTTGCATCAATTATGAGCCCGGGGAGCCTGGTTGCACGGCCGCAAACAGCAGCGTTTGATCCCGAAAGAGGTGCTTTGGGCGGATTGCACTTTGCCCCGAAGGTGAAGCGGGTGATCTATCTTTTCCAGAGCGGCGGCCCTTCGCACCTCGAATTGTATGATTACAAAGAAGAACTGGTCAAGCGTCACAAAGAAGAACTGCCAGCTTCGGTACGTGGTGAACAACGATTGACGGGAATGACAGCTGGGCAGCGTTCGTGGCCTTTGGCGCGCCCACATTACAAGTTTTCGCAACATGGAGAGAGCAGGGCATGGGTAAGTGAACTAACGCCGCATATAGCGAGCATATCGGATAAGCTCTGCTTTATCAAGTCGATGCATACGGATGCCATCAACCATGACCCGGCCATTACCTTTTTCCAAACAGGCTCGCAGCACCGGGGGCGGCCGGCTATTGGATCGTGGATCAGCTATGGGCTCGGCAGTGAAAACGAAAACCTGCCGGCGTATTGTGTGCTGCTTTCAGAGGGACGCCCCGGCGGACAGCCGCTGTATGCGCACCTCTGGGGGAGTGGGTTCATGGAGTCTCGGCATCAGGGCATCCAGTTCAGGTCTGGGAAAGATCCGGTGCTGTATCTAAACAACCCGCCAGGCATAGCTGATAGCGATCGCAAGCGCCAGTTGGACTACCTGAAAGCGCTGCACGACATGGAATACAACGACTTGGAAGATCCTGAAATCCAGTCGAAAATTGCGCAGTATGAAATGGCGTATCGGATGCAGACTTCGGTGCCGGAAACGATGGACCTTTCTGCGGAGCCTGAATACGTATTCGACATGTACGGCGAGGACTCCCGAAAACCTGGGACCTTTGCGGCGAACTGTCTGCTGGCGCGCCGGCTCGCTGAGAAAGGGGTCAAGTTCATCCAGCTGTACCACCAGGGCTGGGACCAGCACGGCAACCTGCCAAAAGACATCGCGAAAATGGCAAAAAGCATAGACCAACCTTCTGCTGCGCTCGTGAAAGACCTGGAGCAGCGTGGTATGCTGGAAGATACGCTGGTAATCTGGGGCGGCGAGTTTGGGCGGACCAATTACAGCCAGGGCATGCTCACCGAGGAGTCTTTTGGCCGAGACCATCATCCGGGATGCTTCTCAATCTGGATGGCCGGCGGCGGTGTGAAGCCCGGCATTACGTATGGCCGGACGGATGACTTTGGGTATAACGTTGTGGAAAATCCGGTGCATGTTCACGACTTCCAGGCGACATTATTGCACCTTTTAGGCATCGACCACGAAAAATTTACATATAAATTTCAGGGCCGGCGCTTCCGGTTAACCGACGTGCATGGTAAGGTTGTTCGTGGAATTCTTGCCTGATCAAATTCGCAGAAACTGGCCTGATTTTACAGAAAATGTCAAAAGGGTGCTGAAATGTTCTGGCAGCATTGTAGGGGATTGGCGCAGGTTTCTGTAGGGCATTTTCACGTGCCCCTGTCATCCAGATGCTGTTTCAAATTGGAACATCGGGGTAGTTTTTGTATTTTAGGTGCGGCGAAGCTAGGGGTGCCGAACCCACTACCAGCTATTGGGTAAGCTGAGAAAGTCCCTTTGAACCTGACCCGGACAACACCGGCGTAGGGAAGCTTCAATACTGAGTCCTCCTTTCTAAGAAGTGCTAATAAAAACGGCGCCTCTGGCTTCGCTCCTACCACCCCCTTAACCACTTGTGAAGCTATGCCCATTTTGCCTCCCGAGGCCGGCGGAGATGGTTCTTCCGTAGGCCATGTCGTTGAGAACCCCCGTGTACGCGCCGCAGCCCTGGCGGCCGAAATGACAACCCCGCTTCCCGGATCTGAAAAGGTCTACGTGGAAGGCAGCCGTCCGGACATCCAGGTCCCGATGCGCAAAATCACCCAGGCGGATACGCCTTCTCTTTTTGGTGAAGCAAAAAATCCAGACATCTACGTTTACGATACGTCGGGCCCTTACACAGATACCAACGTTACGGTAGATGTAACCAAAGGGATCGAGCCCATTCGGGAGCCCTGGATCAAAGAGCGGGCTGATTTTGAAGAGCTTGAAGGCCTTTCCTCTGCATATGGCAACGAACGCCTGGCAGACGAGAAACTTGCCCCGCTGCGGTTTGATCACCTCCGTACACCGCGCCGCGCCGCGCCAGGCCGTCGTGTTACGCAGATGCACTACGCCAAGCAGGGCATCGTGACGCCGGAAATGGAGTACATTGCCATTCGGGAAAACCAGAAACTGGATGCGCTGAAAGGCACAGGCCTGCTTGCTCAGCATCCGGGTGATGGCTTTGGCGCCGGCATCCCCGACGTAATCACCCCGGAGTTTGTCCGCAGCGAAGTAGCGCGCGGCCGCGCCATCATCCCGGCCAACATCAACCACCCCGAAATTGAACCCATGATCATCGGGCGTAACTTCCTCGTGAAGATCAACGCCAACATGGGCAACTCAGCCGTGACCTCTTCAATCGCTGAGGAAGTGGAGAAAATGGTTTGGGCCAGTCGGTGGGGGGCTGATACCATTATGGATCTGTCAACCGGCAAAAACATCCACGAAACGCGCGAATGGATCCTGCGCAACAGTCCGGTGCCCGTAGGTACGGTGCCGATTTACCAGGCGCTTGAAAAAGTAGATGGCGTGCCAGAAGACC
This window harbors:
- a CDS encoding DUF1501 domain-containing protein, whose protein sequence is MHCNNFEKNYSRRKFLTKTSLGLGAAAVASIMSPGSLVARPQTAAFDPERGALGGLHFAPKVKRVIYLFQSGGPSHLELYDYKEELVKRHKEELPASVRGEQRLTGMTAGQRSWPLARPHYKFSQHGESRAWVSELTPHIASISDKLCFIKSMHTDAINHDPAITFFQTGSQHRGRPAIGSWISYGLGSENENLPAYCVLLSEGRPGGQPLYAHLWGSGFMESRHQGIQFRSGKDPVLYLNNPPGIADSDRKRQLDYLKALHDMEYNDLEDPEIQSKIAQYEMAYRMQTSVPETMDLSAEPEYVFDMYGEDSRKPGTFAANCLLARRLAEKGVKFIQLYHQGWDQHGNLPKDIAKMAKSIDQPSAALVKDLEQRGMLEDTLVIWGGEFGRTNYSQGMLTEESFGRDHHPGCFSIWMAGGGVKPGITYGRTDDFGYNVVENPVHVHDFQATLLHLLGIDHEKFTYKFQGRRFRLTDVHGKVVRGILA
- a CDS encoding DUF1553 domain-containing protein, which gives rise to MKRIFPHLDVSHGLLLASLMLLCLPACNPPISEDEALLASLPEEVDFNYHVRPILSDRCFKCHGPDANTRETDLRLDTEEGAFSKLTESPRNRAIVAGSLRRSEMAHRIVSDDPDYAMPPPASNLALTDYEVALLRKWIDQGAEWKEHWAFIKPEEPVRPSVQNSDWPQNEIDHFVLARLEREGIAPSPPADRERLLRRVYLDLTGLPPSVADIDAFLADTSEDAYARVVDKLLASTAYAERMAVDWMDVSRYADSHGYHADGYRMMWPWRDWVIEAFDENMPYDEFITLQLAGDLLPNATAEQKLATAFHRNHQMTAEGGIVDEEYRLQYVADRTNTTARAFMGLTMECAQCHDHKFDPVSQAEYFQMTAFFNNLNEVGMTGDDGNAGPMLLLFEEGQEAQLEALRDSIAALEQLVEQRTKALEGELADISANVTADLDRGLVAYYPLDVLMENTTPNSVRGVEGASVSGEVELIEGVHGKATRFDYDFDFLALQKVGLFERYEPFSIALWAKPEKEEAYAELIGNAGQKNTYWRGYEVYLDSLNRVNARLIHALPNNYIHVRTTDGVTQDAWNHVALVYDGSSKAAGVKLFIDGQQQDQEVLFDKLYKSIHPVGYQKYQKIDQPLRVGKSYRAFTGDDGIYTGAMDDIRIYNRALTPHELHALQPAASGKGTPAHHRAVNAPEIVALRAKLRALREEESSLLEPVEEIMVMEEMDVPRPTYVLNRGAYDQPTDEVTPGTPAVVLAFDETAPKNRQGLAQWLTDADNPLTARVTVNRFWQMYFGKGIVETPADFGYQGALPEHPELLDWLATTFIASGWDVKAIQRTIVMSATYQQSSRVRSDLQDIDPLNQLLARASSQRLTAEMIRDNALAASGLLVEKVGGPSAKPYQPEGLWIEKGTFSAALLNYEADKGDGLYRRSLYTFIKRTSPPPAMIAFDATDRSECTVERQSTSTPLQSLILMNDPQFVEAGRKLAERMQEEGGDTVAAQITYGYRALTGMRPADAARDLLVKLYNEEVERFRRDPSAARALLTVGDSPGNAALNTAATAALAVVANTIINHDASYMKR